The proteins below come from a single Myripristis murdjan chromosome 10, fMyrMur1.1, whole genome shotgun sequence genomic window:
- the clnk gene encoding cytokine-dependent hematopoietic cell linker: MDRGNKGKKSKYRHGYLNDVEEPEYHVVGDHEEMFSVHIQPAMPLNAESEYADRSIPRLPSAHSPSSSGNWNRPPRCPPRDFLFNPGPAVNRNLKPGRRTQLDYRLPDSELRDQNALPPQRSPPPLNRDIVNRISALNLQKPCRRDGQRTTKNREYNAFSPESQSFESDLANHTSLRYSLDLDAQHHIPKQTQYLERSLSRRQHHEWPQTKEDFEQHDFVPMEKPQTYHEEDWYIGACNRAEAEHALHLVNKDGAFLVRDCSNNTTSEPLVLAVYHDKKVYNVKIRFIESISKYALGTGQRANDMFDSVADIIRFHSIFPIVLIHGRTLSASKYPGNCVLTCPVTKIDVDQLLG; the protein is encoded by the exons ATG GACCGTGGCAATAAAGGCAAGAAAAGCAAATACAGACACGGTTACCTTAACGATGTTGAGGAGCCAGAGTACCATGTGGTGGGTGACCATGAGGAAATGTTCAGCGTGCACATCCAGCCAGCAATGCCTCTGAACGCTGAATCAGAGTACGCAG atCGGAGTATTCCAAGGTTGCCATCGGCTCATAGCCCATCCTCAAGT GGTAACTGGAACAGGCCTCCTCGATGTCCACCCAGAGATTTTCTATTTAATCCTG ggccTGCTGTAAATAGAAACCTGAAGCCAGGCAGGAGGACCCAATTAG aCTACAGACTGCCAGATTCAGAGCTAAGAGACCAG AATGCCCTGCCCCCACAAAG GTCTCCTCCCCCGTTAAACAGAGACATCGTGAATCGGATCTCTGCACTGAACCTACAGAAACCCTGCAGGAGAGA cggacaGAGAACAACTAAAAAC AGAGAATACAACGCCTTTTCCCCAG AATCACAGAGCTTTGAAAGTGATTTGGCCAACCACACCAGTCTCAGATATTCTTTGGATTTGGATGCACAACATCATATACCCAA GCAGACTCAATATCTGG AAAGGTCATTATCAAGACGTCAACACCACGAGTGGCCTCAAACAAAAGAAGACTTTGAGCAACATGACTTTGTTCCAATGGAGAAGCCTCAG ACATATCATGAAGAAGACTGGTACATCGGGGCTTGTAATCGAGCAGAGGCTGAACATGCCTTACACTTGGTGAACAAG GATGGTGCATTTTTAGTGCGAGACTGTTCGAACAATACCACCAGTGAGCCCTTGGTCTTGGCTGTGTATCACGACAAGAAAGTTTACAATGTAAAAATCAGATTCATCGAGAGCATCAGCAAGTACGCCCTTGGAACGGGACAACGGGCAAATGAT ATGTTTGACTCTGTGGCAGACATCATCAGATTCCACTCCATATTCCCAATAGTGCTCATCCATGGGAGGACTCTGTCGGCAAGCAAATACCCAGGGAACTGTGTGTTGACATGCCCAGTAACAAAAATTGATGTTGACCAGCTGCTTGGATGA
- the znf518b gene encoding uncharacterized protein znf518b: MKPVSYQRMASSLNGGQKDVGLDCLLSTSKVMYCEKCGFVSADSTVFKKHMLEHMGTRFYCFYCNNVSYSEAELHVHLKQHTAKYPYKCHYCGQVYMRRQCLVKHIERLHGKSVDQRLSKPDTHAPVSSVLPRVLTTDVSPVRPTVKVRVPTTITPQVRLDEDLQRGKAVDTNATSVPKVAELLSPLHELIQHNRALTVSLPEEVTIPAGCLVELVEVKTVNGTKELKLRLVSQQENGSVIKDSRTTGSQNTTLGKPSAAALNSPNTVKPPNMGVCTVNRKQCEIKSPNVHRPVVPVSVARNIPNQISKDKRGIKRTLQEMMNLNVESPAVVPTKVSKTMQNPAREGNCVIKNLQREMVSVHVAPPTNVLTKTTNTLTNMLNPENLGTGVSQRTLNEKKNLLPEHLKSIPPRMVHDVKRAPQDLQVAVKEEPCYITSKNSTTANIKEERVGQNQQSLMSACISLSVPLAAHNQETSSTLLDRKVNATTDPSCLLLDTACRTSVDSSLTKQPREDGGSTLTDSKASPWAQSGRCNEKPFEGDTSEPEGFPVISSVFSLSQQPEDVQGSIQPLVLALRGIVMSKNNCSVKMTSDPIKTPDVITRHAEETPTSGHSQVIATAVSSNHNQLLAPAETVKTEEADKHSQTLLGSCVTIKEETNGTTPKDNNKCNQSVTPKSQPSTDEQEAAGIASCADASVTESPVQRVSDVAANEQDISSRFLTVTLKRIQLGSWRHSKKRLKLKKASKAKTQVPTGSLMDSAVFHPLPLKEDQLVKRPGPNQPVVVLNHPKPQVPKRGEGTTTFADTGTSEVVPKCQILKMRLSKVMGQKYEVMGCTVRFYP, encoded by the coding sequence ATGAAGCCAGTCAGCTATCAAAGAATGGCGTCCTCTCTGAATGGTGGACAAAAAGATGTAGGTTTGGATTGCCTATTAAGCACCTCAAAAGTTATGTACTGTGAGAAATGTGGATTTGTCTCTGCAGACTCTACAGTGTTCAAGAAGCACATGCTGGAGCACATGGGAACaagattttactgtttttattgtaacaATGTCTCATACAGTGAAGCGGAATTACATGTTCACCTAAAACAGCACACTGCAAAGTATCCATACAAATGCCATTACTGTGGACAGGTGTACATGAGGAGGCAGTGCCTTGTGAAGCATATTGAGCGTTTGCATGGCAAATCAGTTGATCAAAGACTCAGTAAGCCCGACACACACGCCCCTGTGTCCAGTGTCTTACCAAGAGTGCTTACTACTGATGTGTCTCCAGTGAGGCCAACAGTTAAGGTCAGAGTGCCAACTACCATTACACCTCAAGTCAGACTGGATGAAGACCTACAGAGGGGTAAAGCAGTTGACACAAATGCAACCAGTGTCCCCAAAGTTGCAGAACTGTTGTCCCCTCTACATGAACTCATTCAGCACAATAGGGCTCTCACTGTTTCACTCCCAGAGGAAGTGACAATCCCTGCCGGCTGCTTGGTTGAACTTGTTGAGGTGAAAACTGTAAATGGGACAAAGGAACTAAAGCTGAGACTTGTCTCTCAACAAGAAAATGGGTCTGTGATAAAAGACAGCAGGACCACAGgctcacaaaacacaacactagGAAAGCCATCAGCAGCTGCATTAAACAGTCCAAATACAGTGAAGCCTCCAAATATGGGGGTGTGTACAGTAAACAGGAAACAGTGTGAAATAAAGAGTCCGAATGTGCATCGTCCTGTAGTTCCAGTCAGTGTTGCTAGAAACATCCCAAATCAAATAAGCAAAGACAAACGTGGAATCAAAAGAACATTACAAGAAATGATGAACCTCAATGTGGAATCTCCAGCTGTTGTTCCCACTAAAGTGTCCAAAACCATGCAAAATCCAGCCAGAGAAGGAAATTGTGTAATCAAAAATCTTCAGAGAGAAATGGTGAGTGTGCATGTGGCACCTCCCACAAATGTCCTCACCAAGACCACCAATACGTTGACAAACATGCTGAATCCAGAAAACTTGGGAACGGGTGTATCCCAGAGAACGCTGAATGAGAAAAAGAATTTGCTTCCAGAGCATCTCAAGAGTATCCCACCTCGAATGGTGCATGACGTGAAACGCGCTCCTCAAGATTTGCAAGTGGCCGTGAAAGAAGAACCATGTTACATCACCTCCAAGAACAGCACTACTGCAAACATAAAGGAAGAGAGAGTGGGACAGAATCAACAGAGTCTCATGTCAGCCTGCATTTCCTTGAGTGTTCCCTTAGCTGCACATAACCAAGAGACATCTTCAACACTTTTAGACAGAAAGGTTAATGCCACTACAGATCCATCCTGTCTGTTGTTGGACACTGCATGCAGGACTTCAGTTGATTCCTCATTAACCAAACAACCTAGGGAGGATGGAGGCTCTACTCTCACAGACTCAAAGGCCTCCCCTTGGGCTCAGTCAGGGAGGTGCAATGAGAAGCCGTTTGAAGGAGACACATCAGAACCTGAGGGTTTTCCTGTCATCTCATCTGTTTTTTCATTAAGCCAACAACCAGAGGATGTCCAAGGCTCCATTCAACCACTGGTATTGGCTTTGCGTGGCATAGTGATGAGTAAAAATAACTGTTCTGTCAAGATGACTTCCGATCCTATCAAGACACCGGATGTAATCACACGACACGCTGAGGAGACGCCAACATCAGGGCACTCACAGGTGATCGCAACAGCTGTTTCTTCAAACCACAACCAATTATTGGCACCCGCAGAGACTGTGAAAACTGAAGAAGCAGATAAGCACTCACAAACACTCCTTGGGAGTTGTGTCACGATCAAGGAAGAAACAAATGGTACTACTCCCAAAGACAATAATAAGTGCAATCAAAGTGTTACTCCAAAATCCCAGCCCTCAACAGACGAGCAAGAAGCTGCTGGGATTGCCTCATGCGCAGATGCATCTGTGACTGAAAGCCCTGTGCAACGAGTTTCAGATGTGGCAGCAAATGAGCAGGATATCTCCTCAAGATTCCTAACCGTTACTTTGAAAAGGATACAGTTAGGCTCATGGAGACATAGCAAGAAAAGACTGAAACTAAAAAAGGCTTCCAAAGCAAAGACTCAAGTACCCACAGGCAGTCTAATGGACAGTGCAGTTTTTCACCCACTGCCATTGAAAGAGGACCAGCTGGTGAAACGACCAGGCCCAAACCAACCTGTGGTGGTGCTTAATCATCCCAAACCCCAGGTTCCAAAAAGAGGAGAAGGTACAACTACTTTTGCTGACACAGGAACCTCTGAGGTCGTTCCAAAGTGCCAAATTTTGAAGATGAGGTTGAGCAAAGTCATGGGGCAGAAATATGAAGTGATGGGGTGCACCGTACGGTTCTATCCCTGA